The following proteins are encoded in a genomic region of Alteromonadaceae bacterium 2753L.S.0a.02:
- a CDS encoding putative alpha/beta superfamily hydrolase, whose amino-acid sequence MSILQKYCLPVLLFVLAGCTSQTPKLPDAAVKPVVTLDSSEIFNLHSEIVNEDYRIQVRLPASYSSNTTKQYPIIIKVDGQWDFLLATSAYNCIYFDGQMPETLFIGIDWANYEGNIHQIRSRDLLPSPVSYFEGSGNAKKFIEVLQRDILPQLAQRYRLNGQNYLLGGSWGAVFTTYALLQSPELFDGAIAIGGGYEPFEAAFDTVIDQFTVNPDLRDKRLYLGIGRYDEVAPSVLRLADKIESAKLSGLQVKLNYLEGFGHSGMNIPGYAGGYQFLFQRPVVTVTKQVLKHYRGTYKIKGEGDDKLLISVVDGALVARPQEGEPLTLQAKSQTEFYHPGSFYNAIFAGNNVTIETFFGVTEFEKISR is encoded by the coding sequence ATGTCTATTCTACAAAAATATTGCCTTCCGGTATTGCTCTTTGTACTCGCTGGGTGTACTTCGCAAACGCCAAAGCTACCTGACGCTGCTGTAAAACCAGTCGTTACTCTAGATTCTAGTGAGATATTCAATCTCCATTCTGAAATAGTTAACGAAGACTACCGAATACAAGTACGCCTGCCTGCAAGCTACAGCTCCAATACCACCAAGCAATACCCCATTATTATTAAAGTCGACGGCCAGTGGGATTTTCTATTGGCCACCAGTGCTTATAACTGTATTTATTTTGACGGCCAGATGCCGGAAACCCTATTTATTGGTATCGACTGGGCGAATTATGAAGGCAATATCCACCAAATTCGTTCTCGTGATCTATTGCCTAGCCCGGTTTCCTATTTCGAAGGGAGTGGCAATGCCAAAAAATTCATCGAGGTATTACAGCGGGATATTCTTCCACAACTGGCACAGCGCTATCGTCTTAACGGTCAGAATTATCTTTTGGGGGGATCATGGGGTGCAGTATTTACAACCTATGCATTGTTGCAAAGTCCGGAATTATTTGATGGCGCAATTGCCATTGGTGGCGGTTATGAACCCTTCGAAGCCGCATTTGATACAGTGATCGACCAGTTTACTGTTAATCCTGACTTGAGGGATAAGCGCCTGTATTTAGGTATAGGTCGTTATGACGAAGTGGCACCCAGTGTACTTCGTTTGGCAGATAAAATTGAAAGTGCAAAATTATCCGGTTTGCAGGTAAAACTAAATTATCTGGAAGGTTTCGGTCACTCGGGTATGAATATACCGGGTTATGCGGGTGGCTATCAGTTCCTCTTTCAGCGCCCGGTTGTAACTGTAACAAAGCAAGTGTTAAAACACTACAGAGGTACCTATAAAATCAAAGGGGAGGGCGACGATAAGTTGCTTATCTCTGTGGTAGATGGTGCTTTGGTGGCGCGACCACAAGAGGGGGAACCGCTTACATTGCAAGCCAAATCGCAAACGGAATTTTATCACCCCGGCTCATTTTACAATGCAATTTTCGCAGGAAATAATGTAACCATAGAAACATTTTTTGGTGTTACCGAATTTGAAAAAATTAGCCGTTAA
- a CDS encoding enterochelin esterase-like enzyme, with the protein MRCLSMIATTILMAWLAGCSMAPRTALTSHYKTLYSPAMSKNMEYSVYTPPGWTEQEQLPLLVLLHGASDDHRTFDHHQVGEFLDTQILAGELSRVVIVNPNGDLGFWENWYDGTRNYRDWVVKDLMPVVASNYNTLPCPQHCFVTGMSMGAHGAIRFAYYEPETFSSVAAISGRIISRDEARNSSSIKMAIMKLMLPINRIWGDINGSHLPKDLDPYINWVEKPEMADIRLMLSWGDQEDSDVIASNQRFHAHLLKYHRTHKAQAYHGEHLWRDWKPVIAESIRFHLQTESESARLAHND; encoded by the coding sequence ATGCGCTGTCTTTCGATGATTGCTACCACGATCCTAATGGCATGGCTTGCTGGATGCAGCATGGCCCCACGGACCGCTCTGACAAGCCATTACAAGACGCTATACAGTCCAGCAATGAGCAAGAACATGGAGTACTCCGTTTACACACCTCCAGGCTGGACTGAGCAGGAACAACTCCCCTTGCTCGTGTTATTGCACGGCGCCAGCGACGACCACCGCACCTTCGACCACCATCAAGTGGGTGAATTCTTGGATACGCAAATTTTAGCCGGAGAACTATCCCGCGTGGTTATCGTCAACCCCAATGGCGATCTCGGTTTCTGGGAAAACTGGTACGATGGCACACGCAACTATCGCGATTGGGTGGTGAAGGATTTAATGCCTGTGGTTGCTTCCAACTACAACACCCTGCCTTGTCCACAGCATTGTTTTGTGACCGGCATGTCCATGGGTGCCCATGGCGCGATTCGCTTTGCCTATTACGAACCGGAGACCTTTTCGAGTGTCGCGGCCATTAGTGGCCGTATTATTTCCCGTGACGAAGCTCGCAACAGCAGCTCAATAAAAATGGCCATCATGAAATTAATGCTGCCGATAAACCGTATCTGGGGCGATATCAATGGCAGCCATCTGCCAAAGGATCTAGACCCTTACATCAACTGGGTGGAAAAACCGGAGATGGCGGATATTCGCTTGATGCTGTCCTGGGGGGATCAAGAGGATTCAGATGTTATTGCTTCGAATCAACGATTTCACGCGCATTTGCTGAAATACCATCGTACTCACAAGGCGCAAGCGTATCATGGCGAGCATTTATGGCGCGACTGGAAGCCCGTAATCGCGGAGAGCATTCGCTTCCACCTGCAAACAGAGAGCGAATCAGCGCGCCTGGCTCATAATGACTAG
- a CDS encoding outer membrane receptor protein involved in Fe transport: MFQKKHLCVAIACALSTSAFAQEELTNNQESQMLEEMVVLAKEQTTFANNVVTDNMIAQQTTMTSVLSVIDNIPGVLINEGDTFGSDDWSTTISIRGFQVSLDEQQIGMTVDGIPNGDSNYGGGSKANRFIDTENLQTVEVSQGTADIASRSHEALGGTLNFVTQNPLDEARMRFSVSQGDYQAKKFYVRYDTGTFLGNTKAYVSMSTGSNNAWIDQSGESNRNHYAIKVLNQGDVMSVTGYLSYDDIHEDNYQRVSLAEFDQNPDWDRLTGDWTGIPMVDQMYRRGWSTLRENTLGYVKLDWDLDSVKFNVAGYYHHNKGRGDWLPQYIADVTDDGAGNPESELSDPSVTVYGGSASGTFTYVDRDGVRLTPDSDCSSLTFPYGGTSNDSPGSLAVDPACFPRDAVPVGSYRHTHYGKDRYGLTADAAWKANLGFGENTLRGGMWYEDRTRVESRNWHKVIDSRTAYHYDDTPYWVQYDREYPQETLMYYIEDSLMMGMVTLSLGGKQWYVETKRQDNFGTGNTSVNSDSDVLPHAGILLQFTNNFEGFAGYAENYAAIKDVVLEAANLEEDPEALKGIKPETAENIDVGLRYNSDRFLATLTYYTINFENRITYIPEGSTAGIDYIGAIDGSYLNVGGIESKGIEASATVNLSDNFSVYASYTLNDSTYKDGFFDGADLIPEGKTVFGSAEDMFVLSLDWSKDIYAAGISNKYVGPRWMDPMNTDRIDAYNVADVYAAVKGEMPGDVLKGFEIRMTINNLLDEDYIGGVAGGWGGWIGSGRTAAVNLVVDF; the protein is encoded by the coding sequence ATGTTCCAAAAAAAGCATCTCTGCGTCGCAATTGCCTGCGCACTTTCCACATCCGCCTTTGCTCAGGAAGAGCTAACTAATAATCAGGAAAGTCAGATGCTGGAAGAAATGGTGGTATTGGCTAAAGAGCAAACCACCTTCGCCAACAACGTTGTTACCGACAACATGATCGCACAACAAACTACCATGACCAGCGTGCTCTCGGTAATCGACAATATTCCCGGTGTGCTTATCAACGAAGGCGACACCTTCGGTTCTGATGACTGGTCCACCACCATTTCCATTCGCGGTTTCCAGGTGAGCCTGGATGAACAACAAATTGGTATGACCGTAGACGGTATACCCAACGGCGATTCAAACTACGGTGGCGGCTCGAAAGCCAACCGCTTTATCGATACCGAAAACCTGCAGACCGTTGAGGTATCGCAGGGCACCGCCGATATCGCATCGCGCTCACACGAAGCTCTGGGCGGAACCTTGAATTTCGTTACGCAAAACCCACTGGACGAAGCGCGTATGCGTTTCAGTGTGAGCCAGGGTGATTATCAAGCCAAGAAATTTTATGTGCGTTACGACACAGGCACGTTCCTGGGCAACACCAAAGCGTACGTCAGCATGTCTACCGGCTCAAACAATGCCTGGATCGATCAGTCTGGCGAATCCAATCGCAATCACTACGCGATTAAAGTGTTGAACCAGGGTGACGTCATGAGCGTTACCGGTTACCTGTCGTACGACGATATCCACGAAGACAACTATCAGCGCGTAAGCCTCGCCGAATTCGATCAAAACCCCGATTGGGATCGCCTGACCGGTGACTGGACTGGCATACCCATGGTCGACCAAATGTATCGCCGCGGTTGGTCCACCTTGCGTGAAAACACTCTGGGTTATGTGAAATTAGACTGGGATCTGGATTCTGTAAAATTCAATGTTGCCGGCTATTACCACCATAACAAAGGTCGTGGTGACTGGTTGCCACAATACATTGCCGATGTGACCGACGATGGTGCCGGAAACCCCGAGTCTGAGTTGTCTGATCCATCAGTAACTGTTTACGGTGGTTCGGCATCGGGCACTTTCACCTATGTTGACCGCGACGGTGTGCGTTTAACGCCCGATTCAGATTGTTCATCGCTGACCTTCCCGTATGGCGGTACCAGCAATGATTCACCTGGAAGTCTCGCGGTAGACCCCGCCTGTTTCCCCCGTGACGCGGTGCCCGTTGGCTCCTACCGTCATACCCACTATGGCAAGGATCGCTACGGTTTAACCGCCGACGCCGCCTGGAAAGCCAACCTGGGTTTCGGTGAAAACACTCTGCGTGGCGGTATGTGGTATGAAGACCGCACCCGCGTAGAATCCCGTAACTGGCATAAAGTAATCGATTCCCGCACCGCTTACCATTACGACGACACTCCGTACTGGGTGCAGTACGACCGCGAATACCCGCAGGAAACCTTGATGTACTACATCGAAGACAGCCTGATGATGGGTATGGTAACCCTTAGCCTTGGTGGCAAGCAGTGGTATGTGGAAACCAAGCGACAGGATAACTTCGGCACCGGTAATACCTCTGTAAACTCCGATTCAGACGTACTTCCACACGCCGGTATCCTTTTGCAGTTTACCAATAACTTCGAAGGCTTTGCCGGTTATGCCGAAAACTACGCCGCCATTAAAGACGTGGTTCTGGAAGCCGCCAATCTGGAAGAAGACCCAGAGGCGCTTAAAGGTATCAAGCCCGAAACAGCCGAAAATATTGATGTCGGCCTGCGCTATAACAGCGACCGCTTTTTGGCAACGCTTACCTATTACACCATCAATTTTGAAAACCGCATTACCTACATCCCCGAGGGTTCCACGGCGGGCATCGACTATATCGGCGCTATCGACGGCAGCTACTTGAATGTGGGCGGTATCGAATCCAAAGGTATTGAAGCCAGTGCAACTGTCAACCTTTCAGACAACTTCAGCGTATATGCCTCATACACTCTGAATGATTCCACCTACAAAGACGGTTTCTTCGACGGTGCAGACTTGATCCCCGAGGGTAAAACCGTGTTTGGTTCCGCCGAAGACATGTTTGTGCTCTCGCTGGACTGGAGCAAAGACATCTACGCAGCAGGCATTTCCAATAAATACGTTGGCCCACGCTGGATGGACCCAATGAACACCGACCGCATCGACGCCTACAACGTTGCTGATGTGTACGCCGCAGTGAAAGGCGAAATGCCTGGCGATGTGCTCAAAGGTTTTGAAATTCGCATGACTATCAACAACCTGTTGGATGAAGATTACATCGGCGGTGTTGCCGGTGGTTGGGGTGGCTGGATTGGATCAGGTCGCACTGCAGCGGTTAATCTGGTTGTTGATTTCTAA
- a CDS encoding type I phosphodiesterase/nucleotide pyrophosphatase, which yields MKKIFYCLIGLLCNCYVHASDNIVLITIDGLRWQEVFHGLDMTLAKNEKFAERSDDIIEQFSGTNSAKKLLPFFHETLARQGVLYGNKSAEQCMKLSNPWYFSYPGYNEILTGKADPKIDTNGKIENPNVSYLEWLNSKKNFRNKVYAFASWDVFPFILNEKRSRLPVNAGFRTANFPRLSDMEKTLNTLQPEVPSPWKTVRLDAFTHHYAVETLKKRKPRALYISYGETDDFAHDGHYDQYIFAAHRTDQFIADIWNTLQSMRQYRDNTTLIITTDHGRGSTPEDWQHHASKEAMKGYMKSLAKFKEGIVGSDDVWFAAIGPDVKRGTFKSSVCLSSNQIAATAVKAVGFNWGEVNSGAGVPMNIFE from the coding sequence ATGAAAAAAATTTTTTACTGCCTAATAGGCTTACTGTGCAATTGTTATGTTCACGCCAGTGACAATATCGTTCTCATTACCATCGACGGCTTGCGCTGGCAGGAAGTATTTCACGGCCTGGATATGACACTCGCCAAAAACGAAAAATTCGCCGAACGCAGCGACGATATTATCGAACAGTTCAGCGGCACAAATTCAGCTAAAAAACTCTTACCCTTTTTTCACGAGACCCTGGCACGACAGGGTGTGCTATACGGCAATAAAAGCGCCGAGCAATGCATGAAACTCAGCAATCCCTGGTATTTTTCATACCCCGGTTACAACGAAATTCTTACCGGAAAAGCAGACCCAAAAATTGATACCAACGGCAAAATAGAAAACCCCAATGTTTCCTATCTGGAGTGGTTAAATTCAAAAAAAAATTTTAGAAATAAAGTGTATGCGTTTGCCTCGTGGGATGTATTTCCCTTCATATTGAATGAAAAACGCAGTCGTCTTCCAGTAAATGCCGGCTTTCGCACCGCCAACTTTCCGCGCCTCAGCGATATGGAAAAAACCCTGAATACTCTGCAACCGGAAGTTCCGAGCCCCTGGAAAACCGTACGCCTCGACGCGTTTACTCACCACTACGCCGTGGAAACACTGAAAAAACGCAAGCCCCGCGCACTTTACATCAGCTACGGCGAAACCGACGATTTTGCGCACGATGGCCACTACGATCAATATATTTTCGCGGCGCATCGCACCGATCAGTTTATTGCAGACATTTGGAACACCTTACAAAGCATGCGCCAATATCGCGATAACACCACCCTCATCATCACCACCGATCACGGCCGCGGCAGCACCCCGGAAGACTGGCAACACCACGCCAGCAAAGAAGCCATGAAAGGTTACATGAAATCCCTGGCAAAATTTAAAGAAGGCATCGTGGGTTCGGATGATGTTTGGTTTGCGGCCATTGGGCCGGATGTTAAACGCGGGACTTTTAAGAGTAGTGTGTGTTTAAGTAGTAATCAGATTGCGGCTACTGCGGTTAAGGCGGTTGGATTTAATTGGGGGGAGGTTAATTCTGGCGCGGGGGTGCCGATGAATATTTTTGAGTAG
- a CDS encoding outer membrane protein with beta-barrel domain, translated as MKTLNVTFFTLLLCVISAASHAGQWHFGFGPSYLSGVKDVLDTYENNLYAESDSVSFPIGVAFDANYEMASGFRVGFGAGPAFYMLLEVDNGSSTEEYDHFELAFNGNIGYVFVPGSSVSPYVKAGIVEHAVSGEFVVSNNPGFLGAVGINFARTSFVSYAVELAYDGSEIVLEDYSNFSYREKTLNSYGTTLSFYVYF; from the coding sequence GTGAAAACTTTAAATGTTACCTTTTTTACTCTATTGCTCTGTGTTATTTCTGCTGCCAGTCATGCCGGGCAGTGGCATTTCGGTTTTGGCCCGAGTTATTTAAGCGGTGTTAAAGATGTATTAGATACTTACGAGAATAATTTGTACGCCGAGAGTGATTCCGTTTCCTTTCCCATCGGGGTAGCCTTCGATGCAAATTACGAAATGGCATCGGGTTTTCGAGTGGGTTTTGGTGCAGGTCCTGCATTTTATATGTTACTTGAAGTTGATAATGGCTCGTCTACAGAAGAGTATGATCACTTCGAGCTCGCGTTCAATGGCAATATCGGCTACGTGTTTGTTCCGGGGAGTTCAGTGTCTCCATATGTGAAAGCGGGGATAGTGGAGCACGCGGTTTCGGGTGAGTTTGTGGTATCGAATAACCCAGGATTTTTAGGTGCGGTGGGCATAAATTTCGCGCGCACCAGTTTTGTAAGCTACGCGGTAGAATTGGCTTACGACGGGTCCGAAATTGTGTTGGAGGATTATTCCAATTTTTCATATCGGGAAAAAACTCTGAATTCATATGGCACCACGCTGAGCTTTTATGTCTATTTTTAA
- a CDS encoding cytochrome c554/c'-like protein, translating to MKTLTHPIIYLFLIITSPILTAATAIENRTANVPQSHPFAPHNATTTTGRSVDHNQFQNAEVCGSCHTEIYKEWRQSIMSRSWDDPIYRALLRKASIATEGAVDNFCTGCHSPLGLLAGRIDSSVNRALPGSEQDRHLPGIDCEACHNMQDIQGLENGAYVLNGQIADTPVKFGPRHDAVSPFHNTEFSELHTESEFCGSCHNVTHPFNEVPIERTYDEWYESSYRTAGVQCQNCHMKGVEGKAAVMGPDRQDRASHHFASANTTVMSHFGDTDNVERARRLLASAAQISLITKPESVMPGELATIAFKVQNTGAGHKLPTGFPEGREVWLDVTVSDANGKRVFSSGKIKNGKTEPGTHNFKVHLGDENGNEVDVEVWNVTRILSDNRLLPNGSADVSYDFVVPDWASAPLQVNAKLQYWPFSQAVVDYLLGENRLQVQIETLATTLASIDIAGEPLPQPVALLSK from the coding sequence ATGAAAACATTAACACACCCAATCATTTATTTATTCTTAATCATCACATCTCCGATACTTACAGCTGCGACAGCTATCGAAAATCGCACGGCGAATGTGCCGCAGAGTCACCCTTTCGCACCCCACAATGCAACCACAACAACCGGGCGAAGCGTGGATCACAATCAATTCCAAAATGCAGAGGTGTGCGGATCATGCCACACTGAAATTTATAAGGAATGGCGTCAGTCTATTATGTCACGCTCCTGGGATGACCCCATCTATCGCGCCCTGCTACGCAAAGCCAGCATTGCGACTGAGGGTGCCGTCGATAATTTTTGTACGGGGTGCCATTCACCTCTGGGCTTGTTGGCCGGTCGCATTGACTCCAGCGTTAACCGCGCCTTACCAGGCAGTGAGCAAGATAGGCATCTACCGGGTATCGATTGCGAGGCTTGTCATAACATGCAAGACATACAAGGCCTGGAAAATGGCGCATACGTACTCAACGGGCAGATTGCCGATACACCTGTGAAATTCGGCCCGCGTCACGATGCCGTATCGCCATTTCATAATACGGAATTTTCAGAATTACATACCGAATCTGAATTTTGCGGCTCATGTCATAATGTCACACACCCCTTCAACGAAGTGCCTATAGAACGTACCTACGACGAGTGGTACGAAAGCAGCTATCGCACTGCGGGAGTTCAATGCCAGAACTGTCACATGAAAGGGGTAGAGGGTAAAGCTGCGGTAATGGGACCCGACCGGCAAGATCGGGCCAGTCATCACTTCGCCTCCGCCAACACCACGGTTATGAGCCATTTTGGCGATACCGATAATGTTGAGCGCGCGCGCAGGCTGTTGGCTTCAGCGGCGCAAATTTCGTTAATCACAAAACCTGAGTCGGTAATGCCGGGTGAATTGGCGACGATCGCGTTTAAGGTACAAAACACTGGCGCAGGGCACAAATTGCCAACAGGCTTTCCGGAAGGGCGGGAAGTTTGGCTGGATGTCACCGTTAGCGACGCCAATGGCAAACGCGTGTTCAGCTCCGGAAAAATTAAAAATGGTAAAACCGAACCCGGTACGCATAACTTTAAAGTTCACTTGGGCGATGAAAACGGTAACGAAGTGGACGTTGAGGTATGGAATGTCACGCGTATACTTTCTGATAATCGCTTGTTGCCAAATGGGAGTGCTGACGTCAGTTACGATTTTGTTGTTCCCGATTGGGCATCTGCGCCTCTGCAAGTGAATGCGAAGCTGCAATACTGGCCATTCTCGCAAGCTGTCGTCGATTATCTGTTGGGGGAGAATCGCTTGCAGGTGCAAATCGAAACGCTGGCGACCACCCTCGCAAGTATCGATATTGCAGGCGAACCGCTGCCCCAACCTGTCGCGCTGTTAAGTAAATAG
- a CDS encoding CHAT domain-containing protein produces MCIYSPAYRCFLLPAVLLLLNCYCNLVYAGDRTPANAAATLNPPNSELVRHYTPFTLKDDEFAIVMAEGLNTTFGLHIENAYGEMVLKSEQRDLFQRHRLFITVEQCTHCIAVTTTWNVNASQQVVIPEITQFQIQKSKQRYNIEKIIRTTLAAIHSNKPPSAQQLQSNIAETNQLWLSVGNTTEQLNSAFLIAHAIANDAEDSTAKILFETLLQTALQAGDFYTQGFVLLHLGSLEFYRGHYSTSEAYFKKARSKLPDIKNKELAQFLNANLAYSIGQLDNKMDRAQQSEKNLKIALQLYYELKRANYISITLNALGFSYRSRNRLDEAASYHALAFRYSLLTGSDMLTMQCLYHLAIDSALRGRFYYALELLNDAQTLNTSTPRRHWEAHILAAKARIFMELGMLQESERTYHQATQLYKQVNATADLKTVYLNQGRLYSLLGNFPQAKRYWELAEDKDQQFTGGKFKLRLLQAQINSELNQANYYEAVKQQLELIDQSKNTSDRFLQGENLSQLANLYLRLNDNEQALQTALQAITLSKDNRDQLTLAQSSYQAAQAAFALGNIALSTEHANSAIAQIENLRWSLQQDNLRREFFALQRSLYALKMRITLADNISNANNHLKALHVAETFKARTLYDSLRRQYASHPAATAGSLSDKNNIQQLVEETLQQIQAFNTQPNKTGASLNFTQLQDYIKALPNDTAVLYFFIDEQDSLVWWISNSTINLIKLPENKLLQELVENSLQAALEPSMSVFSAANQKALFNAQMALSQKLLGKIADLDQFRHLVIIPDGPLHRVPFAALYNPKTQQPLLLTHTISYSLSLASDYWLQDNTKTRNNTSQLLLVGDPTFVNRDIQQQRDKALPQLPGTAKELAAIESLWPQDSEKLRLEGENASRSELLSHDLRKFSVLHFATHAQVNWRNPALTYLALAQSNVGNSNKLTSQEISQLRIDADLVVLSACETTAGKEILGEGPMGLSRAFFDAGSRRVVATLWPVADDSSAFLMEQFYTALLRDNKSSASALRAAQLAVARIPKWSHPYYWAGFGFYGKRNSWR; encoded by the coding sequence ATGTGTATATATTCCCCTGCCTATCGCTGTTTTTTGTTACCAGCAGTGTTATTGCTGCTTAATTGTTATTGCAATCTGGTCTATGCCGGCGATAGAACTCCCGCAAACGCGGCTGCAACATTAAATCCACCCAACAGTGAATTAGTCCGGCACTACACGCCCTTCACTCTTAAAGATGATGAATTCGCAATTGTAATGGCTGAAGGGTTAAACACCACATTTGGTCTTCACATTGAAAACGCTTATGGCGAAATGGTTTTGAAAAGCGAACAAAGGGATTTGTTCCAACGTCACAGACTTTTTATCACCGTGGAGCAATGTACGCATTGCATCGCTGTTACAACCACCTGGAATGTAAACGCTTCGCAACAGGTGGTCATACCTGAGATTACACAGTTTCAAATTCAAAAATCAAAACAACGATACAATATCGAAAAAATTATACGCACTACGCTCGCAGCAATTCACTCAAATAAGCCCCCATCGGCACAGCAACTCCAATCAAATATCGCTGAAACCAATCAGCTGTGGTTATCTGTTGGGAATACAACAGAACAATTAAATAGCGCATTCCTGATTGCTCATGCAATCGCCAACGATGCTGAGGACTCGACAGCCAAGATATTGTTCGAAACGCTCCTCCAAACAGCCCTCCAAGCCGGTGATTTTTACACACAAGGTTTTGTACTGCTTCATTTGGGGAGCTTGGAGTTCTATAGAGGACATTATTCTACGTCCGAAGCTTATTTTAAGAAAGCGAGATCCAAACTTCCAGACATCAAAAATAAGGAGCTCGCACAATTTTTAAATGCCAATCTCGCTTATTCCATTGGCCAGCTCGACAATAAAATGGACAGAGCGCAGCAATCTGAAAAAAATTTAAAAATTGCCTTACAACTATATTATGAATTAAAACGAGCAAATTATATTTCCATTACACTAAATGCCTTGGGCTTCTCGTATCGAAGTCGTAACCGGTTAGATGAAGCCGCCAGCTACCACGCACTCGCTTTTCGCTACAGCTTACTCACAGGTAGCGATATGTTGACTATGCAATGCTTGTATCACCTCGCGATCGACAGTGCCTTGCGGGGCAGGTTTTATTATGCATTGGAACTTCTTAATGATGCGCAAACACTAAATACATCTACACCACGGCGCCATTGGGAAGCCCACATTTTAGCAGCAAAGGCACGCATTTTTATGGAATTGGGTATGCTGCAAGAGAGTGAACGCACCTATCACCAAGCGACTCAACTTTACAAACAAGTTAACGCAACAGCAGATTTAAAAACAGTTTACCTGAATCAGGGAAGACTTTATTCTTTGCTCGGAAACTTTCCACAGGCAAAGAGGTACTGGGAACTCGCAGAAGACAAGGACCAGCAATTTACAGGTGGAAAATTCAAACTTCGTTTATTACAAGCCCAGATTAACTCCGAGCTAAACCAGGCCAATTATTATGAAGCAGTGAAGCAGCAGCTTGAGTTGATTGATCAATCAAAAAACACAAGCGATCGGTTCTTGCAGGGTGAAAATCTAAGCCAGCTCGCTAATTTATATTTGAGACTTAATGACAATGAACAGGCATTACAAACGGCATTACAAGCGATAACTCTGTCGAAAGATAACAGGGATCAATTAACCCTTGCCCAATCGAGTTACCAAGCCGCACAGGCTGCATTCGCACTTGGCAATATAGCCCTCAGTACGGAACATGCAAATAGCGCGATCGCTCAGATTGAAAATTTGCGATGGAGCTTGCAGCAAGATAATTTGCGCCGCGAGTTTTTCGCATTGCAGAGAAGCCTTTACGCACTTAAGATGCGCATTACCTTGGCGGACAATATTAGTAACGCCAACAACCATCTGAAAGCACTACATGTTGCGGAAACATTTAAAGCAAGAACCTTATACGATTCCTTGCGCCGCCAGTACGCGAGCCATCCAGCAGCTACGGCCGGTTCGCTTTCAGACAAAAATAATATACAACAACTCGTTGAAGAAACACTTCAGCAAATTCAAGCCTTCAATACACAACCCAATAAAACTGGCGCTTCGTTAAATTTCACACAACTTCAAGATTATATTAAAGCACTACCCAATGATACGGCCGTACTTTATTTTTTTATTGACGAGCAAGATTCGCTAGTGTGGTGGATATCTAACAGCACGATCAATCTTATAAAATTGCCGGAAAATAAGCTACTTCAGGAGCTTGTTGAGAATTCTTTGCAGGCAGCACTAGAACCAAGCATGTCCGTATTTAGCGCTGCCAATCAGAAAGCCTTATTTAATGCCCAAATGGCGCTAAGTCAAAAACTGTTGGGTAAAATCGCTGACCTCGACCAATTTCGACACTTAGTTATTATTCCGGATGGACCGCTTCACCGCGTACCCTTCGCTGCGCTGTACAATCCCAAAACGCAGCAACCGCTGCTACTCACTCACACCATATCCTACAGTCTTTCATTAGCAAGCGACTATTGGCTACAGGACAACACAAAAACGAGGAACAATACCTCACAGTTGTTGCTTGTGGGCGATCCGACGTTTGTGAATAGGGATATACAACAACAGCGTGACAAAGCTTTACCGCAATTGCCAGGTACCGCAAAAGAGCTCGCAGCCATTGAGTCTCTCTGGCCTCAAGATTCTGAAAAGCTACGGCTAGAGGGAGAAAATGCCAGCCGTAGCGAACTGCTCTCGCATGATCTTAGAAAGTTCAGTGTGCTGCATTTTGCAACTCATGCACAGGTAAATTGGCGCAATCCTGCACTCACCTATCTCGCGCTTGCACAATCGAATGTCGGAAATTCGAACAAACTCACATCGCAGGAAATATCCCAGCTCCGCATTGACGCCGATTTAGTGGTACTCAGTGCATGTGAAACCACAGCAGGCAAAGAAATACTCGGCGAGGGCCCTATGGGTCTATCGCGTGCTTTTTTTGACGCAGGTAGTAGGCGTGTGGTGGCCACCCTGTGGCCAGTTGCCGATGATTCGTCGGCGTTTCTCATGGAACAGTTTTATACAGCCCTGCTGCGCGACAACAAATCAAGCGCATCGGCTCTAAGAGCAGCACAGCTCGCCGTAGCTCGTATTCCAAAATGGAGTCACCCCTACTATTGGGCGGGTTTTGGGTTCTACGGTAAGCGAAATTCCTGGCGGTAG